CCAGCAATGGTAAGCCAAATCTGAGGTAAGCTATTGACTGGAGATATCCATAATCCTTGGGCGATTGTGGATTGATAGATTAAGCCATTGTCCCCAAATAGATCGATTAAATTGAGGGTTTTGAACTGTGTAAATAGGATCGCAAGCCCGATTAGAAAACCGAGGTCGCCGATGCGATTGACCAAAAATGCCTTTTTATTGGCTTGTACAGCTGTTTCACGTGTGAACCAGAAGCCGATGAGGAGATACGATGCAAAACCGACCAATTCCCAAAAAACATACATCAACAGGAGGCTATCCATAATGACCAATCCCAACATTGCAAAACAGAATAAGCTGAGATACATCCAATAGCGGTGAATACCTGTATCGCCATGCATATAGGCTCTGGAGTATATATGTACGGGTAAGGCAACAGTCGGTACCAAAAAAAGCATCAAAGTGCTCAAATTGTTCAGCAGGATACCAACTTTAAATGACGTTTCACCGATGGTGAACCAATTTACCTGAATTGATACCGCCGGATTATTCCATATGGAGAACCAGGTTAAGCCGCCAGCGATAAAGCTGAGGATGATGGCCGTGAGAGAAACAAGGCCGGACTGGTCGCGTTTACCTACTATTGCTTGATATACGAATGCCGCTAATGGTGCCACTAAGGTAAGCAGCGCAGTCAGAAGGGGCGATATGTGAACAAATTGATCCAATGCTTACTTGTCTTTTAATTGGTTTATCTCATCCGGATTAATGGTTTTGTAATGTCTATAAACATTTAATACGATAGCCAATCCAACAGCGACTGCGGCCGCAGCAAGAACGATGGCAAATAATGCAAAAATTTGCCCACCATAACTCAATTTATCATATTTTCCAAAAGCAACAAAGTTCAGGATAGCTGCATTGATCATCAACTCAATACCGACCAAAATCATAATTGCATTTTTCTTGGAAAGAACGGTATAAAGACCAATGCAAAAGATGCAGGCACTGACAACTAAAAAATGCGTCAGCGTAATCATATTGTACGCTCCTTTCTGGATAAATGTGAGGCACCTATCAAGGCCATCATCAAAAACACGGATATGATTTCAAATGGCAATACATAAAAAGTCATAAAACGTAATCCGATCTGATGAATATTATTGTCTGTTGCGACAATCTCGGTGTTATTTTCCCTAGCTTGTAAAATCCACGTCGAAGGGGTTTGTTGCCATTCAATAATGCCGTATAGCATGAGTAATAGGAAGCCAAGCACTACAGGAATAGTCTGCCATTTGGGTATGCTTAAGAATGAACCGCTGCTATCTTGGAGATCTTTTAAAAGCTCTTTATTAGAAAGCATAAAGGCAAATAACATCAATATGAGCACGCCGCCAACATACACCATAATTTGTGTAATGGCCACAAAATCGGCTAAAGCAAATAGGTAAAGGCCTGCCATTGCAAATAAGACAATAAAAAACAGGAATAAAGCACGTGCAATATTTTTGAGATTGACGAGCAAAAGTGCTGAACCGATTGCTAGGGTAGCAAAGGCATAGAATAAAATACTTTCCATCTTTTATTTTTGCTTTGCTGCCTCCTTTTCAGCTTGAAATTTGGTCCATTCTGCTTTACGTTGTGCGACTTCGCTATCGGTCATATCGGAGAAACCATAGATAAGATCAGTCAGTTTTTGTGAGCTGCGGTCATATTCGTTGGTCATGGTAATACATTCTGTCGGACATACGACAGTACATAGCCCACAATACATACATTTAGCCATGTCAATGTTGAATTTGGCCGGGTATAGTCTTTTAACGCTACCATCGGAGGTTTTTCCAATCGCTTCTGGTGATTTGATGGCTTCGATTTCGATGCAGTCGACAGGACAAGCCTTTGCGCATAAATCACATACAATACAGTCCTCGATATCGACTTGCAGCTGATAGCGGGCAACCTCGGGGATAGGCATTTTTTCACGCGGATATTGAACAGTAACAATACCTTCCTGCTGATCAAAGTAGTTATCCTTTTTGATATTTAATTCCGTTCGCGAACGTCGGGCACCAAACAAGTGTTTAACAGTCAAAGATAAACCCTTGATTGCCGTACGAAATGCATGCGAAGCCGTTTTAAATATCATATCCTATGCTATAACTAAAATTCGCCAAATTGCAGAAATGGCCATACAAAGAAAAGCCAGCGGCGTCAATACTTTCCAACATAAACTCATCAGTTGATCTGCACGC
The DNA window shown above is from Sphingobacterium thalpophilum and carries:
- the nuoK gene encoding NADH-quinone oxidoreductase subunit NuoK — its product is MITLTHFLVVSACIFCIGLYTVLSKKNAIMILVGIELMINAAILNFVAFGKYDKLSYGGQIFALFAIVLAAAAVAVGLAIVLNVYRHYKTINPDEINQLKDK
- a CDS encoding NADH-quinone oxidoreductase subunit I, translating into MIFKTASHAFRTAIKGLSLTVKHLFGARRSRTELNIKKDNYFDQQEGIVTVQYPREKMPIPEVARYQLQVDIEDCIVCDLCAKACPVDCIEIEAIKSPEAIGKTSDGSVKRLYPAKFNIDMAKCMYCGLCTVVCPTECITMTNEYDRSSQKLTDLIYGFSDMTDSEVAQRKAEWTKFQAEKEAAKQK
- a CDS encoding NADH-quinone oxidoreductase subunit J, whose product is MESILFYAFATLAIGSALLLVNLKNIARALFLFFIVLFAMAGLYLFALADFVAITQIMVYVGGVLILMLFAFMLSNKELLKDLQDSSGSFLSIPKWQTIPVVLGFLLLMLYGIIEWQQTPSTWILQARENNTEIVATDNNIHQIGLRFMTFYVLPFEIISVFLMMALIGASHLSRKERTI